One window of Amaranthus tricolor cultivar Red isolate AtriRed21 chromosome 11, ASM2621246v1, whole genome shotgun sequence genomic DNA carries:
- the LOC130826700 gene encoding class V chitinase-like, producing MSSSSSNADAVKGGYWAEAGGLSANQIHSEHFTHLFAAFATLNQNNTISLSGEIAEFPKIVKQRNPNVKVLLSLGGAAIDSNVFNNMAREQITRMIFIRSTIDQALKFKYDGIDLDWEGQSRIDEMNNLGQLIIDFRAEIRHRGLNLLLTAALFYRATVPWGEGNPRFPVQAINANLDWVNVMSYDINLPNNEDRVAKPHAPLKSPSQIVNSGSAGIQSWINEGLSPAKIVFGLPFYGHACKLVNAHSHGILAPIIGPDTSAFGASTVSYDGLRTFIEQQGAAHQYDENYVTDYCYKDQVWVSYDDISSISTKVIYAREMALRGYFAWCLHQDHNWDLSREASQAWNQPN from the exons ATGAGTTCGAGTTCCAGCAATGCAG ACGCAGTGAAGGGTGGATATTGGGCAGAGGCCGGTGGTCTAAGCGCGAATCAAATCCATTCAGAGCATTTCACTCATCTCTTTGCTGCATTTGCTACACTTAATCAAAACAATACAATTTCACTTAGTGGTGAAATTGCTGAATTTCCTAAAATTGTGAAACAAAGGAACCCAAACGTAAAAGTGCTTCTATCGTTAGGAGGAGCAGCCATTGATTCAAATGTATTCAACAATATGGCTCGCGAACAGATTACTCGAATGATCTTTATTAGATCTACAATAGACCAAGCTCTAAAATTTAAGTACGATGGAATTGACTTGGATTGGGAGGGACAGAGTCGTATAGACGAAATGAATAACTTGGGACAACTGATCATTGACTTCCGGGCGGAAATCAGACATAGGGGTCTGAATTTGCTGTTAACTGCTGCTCTTTTTTATAGAGCAACTGTACCATGGGGTGAGGGCAACCCAAGATTCCCCGTACAAGCCATTAACGCTAACCTAGATTGGGTTAATGTCATGTCTTATGACATTAATCTTCCCAACAACGAAGATAGAGTCGCTAAGCCCCATGCTCCACTTAAGTCACCATCACAAATAGTTAATTCCGGAAGTGCTGGGATTCAGTCTTGGATAAATGAAGGTTTGTCTCCTGCAAAGATTGTGTTTGGATTGCCCTTTTATGGGCATGCTTGTAAGCTCGTAAATGCCCACAGTCATGGTATTTTAGCTCCTATAATCGGTCCAGATACTTCTGCGTTCGGTGCATCCACAGTCAGCTATGATGGCCTAAGGACATTTATTGAACAGCAGGGTGCTGCTCATCAATACGATGAAAACTATGTTACGGACTACTGCTATAAGGATCAGGTTTGGGTTTCTTATGATGACATAAGCTCCATTTCTACTAAGGTTATATATGCCAGGGAAATGGCCTTGCGCGGCTATTTTGCGTGGTGTCTGCACCAAGACCATAACTGGGATCTTTCTAGAGAAG CTTCACAGGCATGGAATCAACCTAATTAA
- the LOC130826699 gene encoding class V chitinase-like produces the protein MAYDINVSGNGGVTMPHAPLFVPVNTENQQLGMDSGSAGVQSWIDNGLSPAKIVFGLPFYGYAYELENPRNRGILAPIFGRDNGVLFGASGSYDRIRTFIEQQDAVHQYDENYVADYCYDDQVWICYDDKRLPTVSFFSVIALGEGKREGRKGVRCTW, from the exons ATGGCTTATGACATAAATGTTTCCGGTAACGGTGGAGTCACTATGCCCCATGCTCCACTTTTCGTACCTGTAAATACTGAAAACCAGCAGCTGGGCATGGATTCCGGAAGTGCTGGGGTTCAATCTTGGATTGATAACGGTTTGTCTCCTGCAAAGATCGTGTTCGGATTGCCCTTTTATGGGTATGCTTATGAGCTCGAAAACCCTCGCAATCGTGGTATTTTAGCTCCTATATTCGGTCGAGATAATGGTGTACTGTTCGGTGCATCAGGCAGCTATGATCGCATAAGGACATTTATTGAACAGCAGGACGCTGTTCATCAATACGATGAAAATTATGTAGCTGATTACTGCTATGATGATCAAGTTTGGATTTGTTATGATGACAAAAG gttACCTACGGTATCGTTTTTCTCGGTCATAGCGTTAGGGGAAGGAAAAAGGGAGGGGAGGAAGGGTGTGAGATGCACGTGGTAA